From Trichoderma atroviride chromosome 1, complete sequence, one genomic window encodes:
- a CDS encoding uncharacterized protein (EggNog:ENOG41~SECRETED:SignalP(1-22)) produces MRLLVICSQNSVLLLLLQYTSITNFLASDFSTMGGSSTLQSLAPKNIYIIGAQCTGKTSLVKALENAFRESLGTTPPAIVKEVARSVLKTHGFTAKDITSDPGRCLQLQTLILEAQFSTEREALAKNGWIISDRSGMDPIIYASRHIGSEAVELMVSSDYWKELRDRMSHSLVFVCETVEAWLVSDGVRLMPRDLQDWSEYDEEFCRMLDSAGIHYQMIPRSMQNLEDRVAHVWSEWKKAYAP; encoded by the coding sequence ATGAGGCTACTAGTAATATGCTCACAGAATTCGGTTTTATTGCTACTCTTGCAATATACGTCCATTACCAATTTTCTTGCATCTGATTTCAGCACCATGGGAGGCTCCAGCACGCTGCAAAGCTTGGCCCCAAAGAACATCTACATCATCGGCGCTCAGTGCACCGGCAAAACTTCCCTCGTCAAGGCCTTGGAAAATGCTTTCCGGGAATCACTCGGCACGACGCCTCCTGCTATTGTGAAAGAGGTTGCGCGTTCAGTGCTGAAAACTCATGGATTCACAGCCAAAGACATCACATCGGATCCTGGCCGGTGCCTGCAGTTGCAGACGCTGATACTGGAAGCCCAATTCAGTACCGAGCGAGAGGCTCTGGCCAAGAATGGCTGGATCATATCGGATCGGTCTGGAATGGATCCCATCATATACGCGTCTCGTCATATCGGAAGCGAAGCCGTGGAACTCATGGTTTCATCTGATTACTGGAAAGAGCTGAGAGATCGAATGTCACATTCTCTCGTATTTGTATGCGAAACAGTGGAGGCTTGGCTTGTAAGTGATGGAGTCAGGCTTATGCCGAGAGACCTGCAGGATTGGAGCGAGTACGACGAGGAGTTCTGTCGTATGCTGGACAGCGCGGGAATTCATTATCAGATGATTCCACGGTCGATGCAGAATCTCGAGGATAGAGTCGCCCATGTATGGTCAGAGTGGAAGAAGGCGTATGCTCCGTGA
- a CDS encoding uncharacterized protein (BUSCO:EOG092D0UKN): MKDWNDVLSSVVQSLSDSPQSHACILDFLRVLPEEVTEGRKITLSEEDLAARTQALLADNADQVVQLLINYSQSSPAASRNPLLMECITSWLREVPVGIIASSPLLEAIFQGVTSDECSQEAAECLCTMLRETADVDESQAVIQTLFPRIISLTPRIATLVAEEDTESLKSLTKVLATAAESWVVAIARQPTQFRPIVDAVLECAARDKDRDVIEHTFNFWYELKQYLVLERYIQGRLELVDVFSKLVDILLAHLRFPTPESGSETDLFDGDREQEEKFREFRHQMGDTLKDCCEVMGVTECLTKVLHAIQLWTQNYASQATEASVPHWQELEAPLFAMRALGRMVDKEEDIVLPQLMPLLVQMPSHEKLRFATIMVLGRYTEWTAAHPEYLEPQFNYIVNSFQSDSREITRAAALSLKFFCTDCKHLLSGQILQLQTFYDQVLDKLPDLSKEEVTEGVSNVLAVQPVSETYHLLKTYCDPLVQRLMAKANHATTDEGKLAVADHLQLITIFVQNVMPLVNPGEENPAVKYWQEVFPILSTVLDNFLTFSPICERVCRCWRNMVISYRTAITPMLADMANKLAGGFNVSREGCFLWVTSAILREFSEAREHVDPSIAENIYTFFEAQTTTFLRVMTELQPKELPDVIDDFFRLLIDALLYYPQKLIPSPLLVPIFEASIYALTLEQRDPLSSTLHFLRDLLSYGGDNPASSEGLPESAAASIRTIVKNLLSSHGENLVKQVMAGMMITFPRDCFADGSGVLLSLFELLPVQTTEWVSRTIQLLPQGTVSPEEANRLMIKIKERLGSDEAGGIRHVRVLLQDFTNTYRRRNVAPRDGLGQLEATRFQFAG, from the exons ATGAAGGACTGGAACGATGTGCTCTCCTCGGTCGTCCAGTCGCTCAGCGACAGCCCCCAGAGCCACGCTTGTATTCTCGACTTTTTGCGAGTCCTTCCCGAGGAGGTGACTGAAGGTCGAAAAATTACCTTGTCT GAAGAAGATCTTGCAGCGCGGACGCAAGCACTGCTGGCAGATAACGCGGATCAAGTTGTACAGCTCCTAATCAACTATTCACAGTCTTCGC CTGCCGCGTCTCGAAACCCACTCCTTATGGAGTGCATCACGTCGTGGCTTCGAGAGGTTCCCGttggcatcatcgccagctcGCCTCTCCTAGAAGCCATTTTCCAGGGTGTTACATCTGATGAATGCAGCCAAGAAGCCGCAGAGTGCCTGTGCACGATGCTCAGAGAGACGGCTGATGTTGACGAATCCCAAGCTGTCATCCAAACTCTGTTCCCGCGAATCATCAGCCTCACGCCGCGCATCGCCACCCTGGTTGCTGAAGAGGATACTGAATCGCTCAAGTCTCTAACCAAAGTTCTAGCAACTGCGGCGGAAAGCTGGGTAGTTGCCATCGCACGACAGCCAACCCAGTTCCGCCCCATTGTCGATGCGGTTCTCGAATGTGCCGCTCGGGATAAGGACCGCGATGTTATCGAGCATACTTTCAACTTTTGGTATGAGCTCAAGCAATATCTGGTGCTGGAACGATATATCCAGGGCAGGTTGGAGCTTGTGGATGTCTTCTCTAAACTTGTGGATATTCTACTTGCGCATCTACGATTCCCGACGCCCGAGTCCGGAAGCGAAACCGACTTGTTTGACGGGGACCGCGAGCAAGAGGAGAAATTCCGCGAGTTTCGACACCAGATGGGCGACACGCTCAAGGACTGTTGCGAAGTCATGGGCGTGACCGAGTGCCTTACAAAGGTGCTTCATGCCATTCAGCTATGGACTCAAAATTATGCTAGCCAGGCAACAGAGGCGTCAGTCCCACACTGGCAGGAGCTTGAGGCCCCCTTATTCGCGATGCGCGCCCTTGGCCGCATGGTAGACAAGGAGGAAGATATTGTGCTTCCTCAGCTGATGCCGCTCTTGGTCCAGATGCCCAGCCACGAGAAGCTTCGATTTGCGACCATCATGGTGCTGGGGCGCTACACTGAGTGGACTGCGGCGCATCCCGAGTACTTGGAGCCTCAATTCAACTACATCGTGAACTCATTCCAGTCCGACTCCCGAGAAATCACTCGGGCTGCAGCGCTGTCACTCAAATTCTTTTGTACTGACTGCAAGCACCTTCTCAGCGGCCAAATACTGCAGCTCCAGACGTTTTATGACCAAGTCTTGGATAAACTTCCTGATCTCAGTAAGGAAGAGGTCACCGAGGGCGTTTCGAATGTTCTGGCTGTTCAGCCTGTTTCGGAGACGTATCACCTGCTCAAGACGTATTGTGATCCGCTAGTTCAAAGGCTGATGGCGAAGGCAAACCATGCAACCACGGATGAGGGCAAACTAGCAGTAGCGG ACCACCTGCAGCTTATTACCATCTTTGTGCAAAATGTGATGCCTCTGGTTAACCCTGGAGAAGAGAACCCTGCGGTCAAGTACTGGCAAGAAGTCTTCCCCATCTTGTCTACTGTACTAGACAACTTCCTCACATTTTCACCAATTTGCGAAAGAGTTTGCAGGTGCTGGAGAAACATGGTCATTTCCTACCGGACTGCCATTACACCCATGCTTGCGGACATGGCAAATAAACTGGCTGGCGGTTTCAATGTCTCGAGGGAAGGCTGCTTCCTTTGGGTCACATCTGCCATTCTGCGGGAGTTCTCCGAGGCGCGAGAGCATGTGGATCCGAGCATAGCCGAAAACATCTACACATTCTTCGAAGCGCAAACGACGACATTCCTGAGGGTCATGACCGAACTGCAGCCCAAGGAGCTGCCAGACGTGATTGATGATTTCTTTAGGCTCCTCATCGATGCGCTGCTATACTATCCCCAGAAGCTCATTCCATCTCCACTCCTGGTCCCTATTTTCGAGGCCTCCATCTACGCCTTGACTCTGGAACAGCGAGATCCTCTGTCTTCGACTCTCCACTTCCTGAGAGATTTGCTGTCATACGGTGGCGACAATCCGGCCAGTAGTGAGGGGCTGCCAGAGTCGGCTGCGGCGAGCATCAGAACGATTGTTAAGAACCTCCTCAGCAGCCACGGAGAAAATCTGGTGAAGCAAGTCATGGCGGGCATGATGATTACTTTCCCGCGAGACTGCTTTGCGGATGGCAGCGGCGTTCTGCTCAGTCTCTTTGAACTTTTGCCTGTGCAGACGACCGAATGGGTTTCACGTACGATTCAGCTATTACCTCAGGGCACTGTGTCTCCAGAGGAAGCCAACAGACTGAtgatcaagatcaaggagcgACTGGGGTCGGATGAAGCAGGAGGCATTCGACATGTGAGAGTGCTGCTGCAAGACTTTACGAATACATATCGGCGCCGTAACGTTGCGCCTCGGGACGGCCTCGGGCAGCTCGAAGCAACCAGGTTCCAATTCGCCGGATGA
- a CDS encoding uncharacterized protein (EggNog:ENOG41): MSPPETIPSSKYNNVELVPWDPDSDAHAQRLYEQRVACTWDQDLIDEWKVKKLSDDLAGKDELLAKHIAKYPTEKEAIVDTATTLANSPRTPTLTTFIPIGHIALDLYPDRNTKFSLPQSTVWIKSLYISRTMQSGGFGRSAMYQIEHLATCPPLNATTMALDTSTKEYQTRPEYLAYHSALSGRKIEAKDFRSNEEWYVRQGYQAIARNERGYTWVDPKTGVEEVIPCVFLKKDIV; encoded by the exons ATGTCGCCTCCGGAAACAATACCGTCGTCAAAATACAACAACGTCGAGCTCGTTCCCTGGGATCCCGACAGCGACGCCCATGCGCAGCGCTTATACGAGCAGCGCGTGGCGTGTACGTGGGACCAGGACCTGATTGACGAGTGGAAGGTCAAG AAACTCAGCGATGATCTTGCGGGAAAGGATGAGTTGTTAGCAAAGCACATTGCAAAATACCCGACA gaaaaagaagccatcgTCGATACAGCAACTACCCTCGCCAACTCACCCAGAACGCCAACTCTCACAACTTTCATCCCAATCGGCCACATCGCCCTCGATCTCTATCCAGACCGAAACACGAAATTCTCTCTTCCCCAATCCACGGTATGGATTAAATCACTCTACATCTCACG AACCATGCAATCCGGCGGCTTCGGCCGCTCAGCAATGTACCAAATCGAGCATCTGGCCACCTGCCCGCCCCTCAACGCCACAACCATGGCCCTCGACACCTCGACAAAGGAGTACCAGACAAGGCCGGAATATCTGGCCTATCACTCTGCCCTGAGCGGGCGCAAGATCGAGGCCAAGGATTTCCGATCCAACGAGGAGTGGTATGTGCGGCAGGGGTACCAGGCGATTGCGAGGAATGAGCGTGGCTATACGTGGGTTGATCCGAAGACGGGCGTCGAGGAGGTGATTCCGTGCGTGTTTTTGAAAAAGGACATTGTTTGA
- a CDS encoding uncharacterized protein (EggNog:ENOG41) — MASIADRIKDRILRKTNTGRITRSRPVQKQQPLAQILQNARNRQNPKKKGTVGDDEDDEDEDRSGDDNHKDGSQPSSKKPIALRRCEFCYRDPIGRQMCKQRYCDYTKGWKGNFIECSNCADHRSQNPGSKHRCKPPLINNVWRKYGVADPVDYRPPTCDQCLNSKMANQCNVDSTLGYGCTISKACRDGKCTVNGQEMEARPNTRVDAARWIRAECHACQNKTKKGTVTAGCSWLRDRSTRDQACSYCQTNNLTCLSGGRVVANPQRLTLPRTWAVKLQVFDKGFVECRRINPERRYCKRCWEDDHDHCRADAGSYSYSCNRCTQLGVDCIDAGDDTSYPLFDLARVGIGGFMPFVECNCCREAGRNCDLQRPCDSCIKHGDECDDWVGDTAKYCIKGRLDPPPGPLYYLALGYGSGGVDDPKDGSAIEHWVGPATSIYGIPENQNRNFIATMGVQLRSMLSPPGAPPHGDATQGGLVSGRASGITREQIAAWIKERWPQAVPMNQLGHYRERVEAVRQKMQDIRDGKIVSALFSDFPGHGGGDKDDDDDTNNPGVQTRPNDDADPNRGVDAHGNSGHVTTSSPAALIFDTSAPDWLSEYINSDMIDDGVASPPFECPTLPGQSQFGFDAAAPSSQVPANLQFSPFEVSHLDPDLVLIDIDQDLDTLMQIDSLPLEASSALEDAEYIDHNPLSIDQEEAMFIQRPQPTLPTPYSFVLGCPKPQDSPFCNVLGLVPEVVTPIAPGGDETCSEIRDNVHCNNPVALDSTCQCLLHEDNAAHVCNACCKSSAKQLNDNLVTNRELHAFRAYLCADCTAQVSNSIGQVLRRRIVGAVNIWGDCSDSYYTQTELELETPLGRVNFKGAALPVTGCACATKLLAQRLCWKHRSRFGGLIVAQAVKMREWCLQRFGRNVCPGCLVDKPPHEANSPKNTIQTMFEQGPKAWVCLACGDWVVNQKQMGLVPGWEQWHMGT; from the coding sequence ATGGCCAGCATTGCAGACAGAATCAAGGATAGGATCCTGCGAAAAACCAATACCGGACGCATAACTCGCAGTCGACCCGTTCAGAAGCAGCAACCGTTGGCACAAATATTACAAAACGCACGTAATCGGCAGAatccaaagaaaaaaggcacaGTCggtgacgatgaagacgatgaagacgaagaccGCAGTGGAGACGACAACCACAAAGACGGCAGCCAGCCCTCCTCAAAGAAGCCCATAGCATTGAGAAGATGCGAGTTCTGTTACCGTGATCCCATAGGCAGACAAATGTGCAAGCAAAGATACTGCGATTACACAAAAGGGTGGAAAGGAAATTTTATCGAATGCTCCAACTGCGCTGACCATCGTTCACAGAATCCGGGTTCCAAGCACAGATGCAAGCCTCCTCTGATAAACAATGTCTGGCGCAAGTACGGCGTTGCCGATCCCGTGGACTACCGGCCACCGACCTGCGACCAATGCCTCAActccaagatggccaatCAGTGCAACGTCGATTCAACTCTTGGCTATGGCTGTACAATCAGCAAGGCCTGCAGAGACGGCAAGTGTACGGTGAATGGCCAGGAGATGGAGGCCCGGCCCAATACTCGAGTTGACGCTGCTCGATGGATTCGCGCAGAGTGCCATGCTTGCCAAAACAAGACGAAGAAGGGCACCGTTACCGCGGGATGCAGTTGGCTCAGAGATCGCTCTACTCGGGACCAGGCCTGTTCGTACTGCCAGACCAATAATCTGACGTGTCTCAGCGGTGGCCGAGTTGTTGCCAATCCACAGAGACTGACTCTACCAAGGACGTGGGCCGTCAAGCTCCAAGTCTTTGACAAGGGCTTTGTCGAATGTAGGAGAATCAACCCGGAACGCCGCTACTGCAAGAGATGCTGGGAAGATGATCACGACCACTGCCGGGCTGACGCCGGTTCGTACTCTTATAGCTGCAATCGCTGCACTCAACTGGGCGTTGACTGTATTGACGCCGGGGATGACACGTCGTATCCTCTCTTTGATCTGGCCAGGGTTGGTATTGGAGGCTTCATGCCCTTTGTGGAATGCAActgctgcagagaagcaGGACGAAACTGTGACCTCCAGCGGCCGTGCGATTCATGCATCAAGCACGGCGACGAGTGCGATGATTGGGTAGGAGACACAGCCAAGTATTGCATCAAGGGGCGGTTGGATCCTCCTCCGGGGCCTCTTTACTATCTCGCCCTGGGATACGGTTCTGGCGGAGTTGATGACCCCAAAGACGGATCAGCCATTGAGCACTGGGTAGGTCCAGCCACAAGTATCTACGGCATCCCCGAGAACCAGAACAGAAATTTCATTGCCACGATGGGTGTCCAGCTGCGGTCCATGCTGAGCCCGCCGGGAGCGCCGCCTCATGGAGATGCAACTCAGGGGGGGCTCGTAAGTGGCCGAGCAAGTGGAATTACTCGAGAGCAGATTGCGGCGTGGATAAAGGAACGCTGGCCTCAGGCTGTTCCGATGAACCAGCTTGGACACTATCGAGAGCGGGTAGAGGCTGTGCGGCAGAAGATGCAGGATATCCGGGACGGCAAGATTGTGTCGGCGCTCTTTTCTGATTTCCCGGGTCATGGCGGTGGTGacaaagatgatgacgatgacacCAACAATCCCGGTGTCCAAACAAGACCTAACGATGATGCTGATCCTAACCGTGGTGTAGATGCCCATGGCAATAGCGGCCATGTCACGACTTCGAGTCCGGCTGCTCTCATTTTCGACACCAGCGCGCCAGACTGGCTCTCAGAGTACATCAACTCGGACATGATTGACGATGGAGTCGCTTCGCCTCCATTTGAGTGTCCCACGTTGCCCGGACAGAGCCAGTTTGGCTTTGACGCTGCAGCTCCTTCCAGCCAGGTGCCGGCAAATCTGCAATTCAGCCCGTTTGAAGTTTCCCATCTAGATCCCGACCTGGTACTAATAGATATAGATCAAGATTTGGATACATTGATGCAGATTGACTCGTTACCACTGGAAGCGTCATCAGCACTAGAAGATGCAGAGTATATCGACCATAATCCGCTTAGCATcgatcaagaagaagccatgttTATACAGCGACCGCAGCCAACCTTGCCCACTCCGTACAGTTTCGTCCTGGGCTGTCCAAAGCCGCAGGATTCGCCCTTCTGCAacgtcctcggcctcgtcccAGAGGTCGTCACGCCTATTGCGCCAGGCGGCGACGAGACGTGTTCCGAAATCAGAGACAACGTCCACTGCAACAACCCCGTTGCTCTGGATTCAACCTGTCAATGTCTGCTGCATGAAGACAACGCGGCACACGTCTGCAATGCCTGCTGCAAGTCGAGTGCGAAACAGCTCAACGACAATCTGGTCACCAACCGGGAACTGCATGCATTTCGCGCATATCTCTGCGCCGACTGCACCGCCCAGGTGAGCAACAGCATCGGCCAAGTCTTGCGGCGCAGAATCGTCGGCGCCGTCAACATCTGGGGCGACTGCAGCGACAGCTACTACACGCAGAcggagctcgagctcgagaCGCCCCTGGGCAGGGTCAACTTCAAGGGCGCGGCCTTGCCCGTGACGGGATGCGCCTGCGCGACGAAGCTGCTTGCCCAGCGGCTTTGTTGGAAACATCGCAGTCGCTTTGGCGGCCTGATCGTGGCCCAAGCTGTGAAGATGCGGGAGTGGTGTTTACAGAGGTTTGGCCGCAACGTCTGTCCGGGCTGCCTGGTGGATAAGCCGCCCCATGAGGCGAACTCGCCGAAAAATACGATACAGACAATGTTTGAACAAGGCCCCAAGGCGTGGGTGTGCCTTGCCTGTGGTGATTGGGTTGTGAATCAGAAGCAGATGGGGCTTGTGCCGGGCTGGGAGCAATGGCACATGGGCACATga
- a CDS encoding uncharacterized protein (EggNog:ENOG41~TransMembrane:5 (i57-75o87-105i221-238o250-272i298-316o)) — MGGFVVEKKEYARWARGEYNMHHLSGRDILILRKLGYIEKLPNMSKRGLKDRAKSDSLIKAISVTQIIWSTARILVRTVWRLSICPLELTVLAFTLCAIVIYLLYWEKPKSIGVTTTVIPAQPYTYDDIQVVLTLARDEGIHVKAESDTSSSIESKSPGPTSIGVREWTPSNDVNQSANSDILRTWSTMPLFSSRKPKSVDGAPLRIDTVRKGEGFDDGTLWALLAGMVLFGSIHIGAWHFEFPTHADRMLWRCLTVYSVGCVFIALVAVFLQKAAKKARKEDADGRVGKALGCCGKFLYYTGLLLYVVARLVILVEMFRTLLYLPTDAYISSRTPYN, encoded by the coding sequence ATGGGAGGTTTTGTcgttgagaagaaggaatatGCGCGTTGGGCCAGGGGTGAATACAACATGCACCATCTGTCCGGGAGAGACATTTTAATACTGCGAAAACTGGGATACATCGAAAAGCTGCCAAACATGTCCAAGAGGGGGCTTAAAGACAGGGCCAAAAGTGATTCACTTATTAAGGCAATCTCAGTCACCCAGATTATCTGGTCTACGGCACGGATCCTGGTTCGAACCGTTTGGAGATTGTCCATATGCCCCCTTGAGCTCACCGTGCTGGCCTTTACTCTCTGCGCGATTGTCATCTATCTGCTTTACTGGGAAAAGCCAAAGAGCATTGGTGTAACCACGACCGTTATTCCGGCACAACCATATACGTATGATGACATACAGGTGGTTCTTACCTTGGCGAGAGATGAGGGAATCCATGTAAAAGCAGAGAGCGatacaagcagcagcattgaatCAAAGAGCCCTGGACCGACGAGCATTGGAGTACGTGAATGGACGCCAAGCAACGACGTAAATCAGAGCGCCAATTCAGACATTCTCAGGACATGGAGCACCATGCCCCTGTTTTCCTCCAGAAAACCCAAATCGGTGGATGGCGCACCACTGAGAATCGACACTGTTCGAAAAGGCGAAGGATTTGATGATGGAACCCtctgggcgctgctggcagGCATGGTCTTGTTCGGAAGCATACACATTGGAGCGTGGCATTTCGAATTCCCAACTCATGCCGATAGGATGCTGTGGAGATGCTTGACTGTCTACTCTGTCGGATGCGTCTTCATCGCGCTGGTTGCGGTATTCCTGCAGAAGGCTGCGAAGAAGGCTCGCaaggaagatgctgatggtCGCGTTGGGAAAGCTCTTGGCTGTTGTGGAAAGTTTCTGTATTACACTGGCCTTTTGCTGTATGTTGTCGCCCGGCTGGTGATCCTTGTGGAGATGTTCCGGACTCTTCTCTATCTTCCTACCGACGCCTATATTTCCAGCCGGACACCGTATAACTGA